The nucleotide sequence CCGAGCCGGATATTGAAAAAGCAGAGTTGGACGAAGATTGTTCTCCTCCGCCACCACTATATTTAAAACTCGTACTTGCTTCAAAATCATGTGACTGACTAGCTTCCGTTTCAGTCTTGTATTGATCTTGGAATTGAACTGTTCTTAAATTCAGTTCGTTCTGATGGATCGATTCAGAACCTTGGTTCTTAGTGGATTCCAGATCGTCAGAGTTAATATCGCTCGTAATCTCATCGCTTTGACCAGTGCTGCTTTTTAAGATAGAGATCTTCATTGTGATCGGAGGAGCGACAGAGGCGTCGATGTCCGGATAATCGGCGACCCACACGTTAGTCGTCGATTCGTTGATATTCAGGATCCCGTCCCCATCAAAGTCGTTCACGATGGTAGTCCCTGTCGGATCGATCGCTCCACCTAAGGCACTAACGTTGACTTTCGTTCCCGGAGGAAGATTGAAGAGATTATTGACTGGCGTGCTTGTCCCCCCGCTACCGATAGGAACTCCGCCCTTATCTACAACAAGAGGAACCTTCTCCGCAACCAACCAGGTCGCACGAGAAAGATCCACGTTCCCACCTTTTCCTGCAAGCCAGTCCATGACACCGCAAGAAGCGATCCAGGGAAGAATAACTAAGGAAACAAGTCCTCGCAAAATCACGGCCCGACAATATGAGCTCTTCATAACGATCCTCCAGCCTTCTCGTTTCCGGAAGACCATCCAAAAATATAAAGGTCACCAGGACAAATTACGAACGCCTACGTTCGCGGCATTTGACCCGATTCAATTTTTTGCACATAGTTTTGCCGAACTCGTCGCCGAATCAGCGCAGAACAATGGCTGTTTGGGATGGACGTTTCAAGAAAAGGGCTATTTTTGTCGATTGGTTTGCGTCGGTTTCCCAAATTTTTCTTTTTGTCGCATTAAATTCACTACTCAAGTAGCGAGTTTTCGGGATTTTTTAAAAATTCCGGGAACCTTTTTTCTCAAATTTGTTTCAGGAAGGTGAATGCTTTATCCTATTTTGGATACAGTATGCGCCACAAATATCCCGAATAAGGATATTTGTGGTCGAAAAATAAAATATTATGATATTTTAAATTAGTTTTATATCATTTATTCAATAATATTTTTCATAAACGAAATAAATTACTGAATTGCCGGTCCTTTCGTAACTGTAGGATTAACGACAATGATTTGATTCTCTCACTTACTCGGTTGACTCCCCGTAAACTCAATCTCTCCGTCTAACTCCTTGATCAGGATCTTTTTCAGGTCCTGATACTCCGGAACGTCCTTGAATCCAAGTCGGGAAGTATAATGCTTGCGGGCTCCATTCTCGAATACGTCCTTGCTTAGGATATATTTCATCCCCAGCGCGCGAACGACTGCAGAAGATTCTAAATTAATATTCTTTAATAGTTTATCTTCCTTATCGTAAACGAAGAAGATATAGTAATAATACATGTCTCCGGACTTTTGGAAGGCTTCTTGGGCGACAATATTCACGTCCTTATGCGAAAATGAATCGAATCGAAAATATTCCGTATTCTTGATCCTTTCGTCTGCGCTTGCGGATCTCAATTTGATCAAAGCCGTTTTCAACATCTCTGCTTCTTTTGTCTTATTCAGTTGGAACTTATTCTCGAGAAGCATATTTACGAGAGTGAAATTATTCGGGTCTTGCCTGTAGCTTTCTTCCAGATACTTTTCGGATTTCTTGAATTCTCGGTTGATAAAGTAGAGATTGGAGAGATTTACCAAGGCCATTAAATTCTCAGGATTGATCTCCAATGCCTTTTCGAATGAATCGATTGCCTTGGCTCTTTCGTTTTCTTGCAAATAGATATTTCCTAGGAACGGATACGCGTTCGGAGAAGCCTTATCTAATTCTATGCATTTCAAGAATTGCTTCTTTGCCCCTTGGAAATCCCCTGCTAAATACAGACTCACTCCGTAATGATCCCTGTATCTAGCATTATTCGGATCTAAAGAGATCGCTTTCTCGAAATAGAGATTTGCATTCTTTGAATCGTTTAACTGGAAGTAGGCGAAGCCTACCGCGTATTGCAATCCGTCATCCTTCTCTCTGGACTTCGATAATTTCAGAAGGATAGGCAGCGCCGATTGAAAATCCCTTTCTCGCATGTACGTATCCGCTTTTTCGAAGTCGGCTCGGTCGGAAGCGGACGGAGCGGATTGGCCGTACAGGTCCAAGGATAAAATTGTTATGCAAACGAATAGGAAATAACGCATAGAGCCTTCCTTCTATCTTCTATATATAGCGGGGAAGAGAAAGCGGATCCCGTAGATCATTCCTTGGGCCTTCACTTCTTCGGGAACTCGGCCGAAATTCTGTCCTCGGATCGCATCTATGCAGGCTTGGTCCACAAGGGTTTGGCCATGGGAGGAAACCAGTTTCGTATCTATGACCTGGCCGGCATCGTTTAATAAGAATTGCACTCTCGCTTCTCCGGGAACGATCGCTTCACGGATCACGGTCCCTGCCCCGTCCCTATAGCCATAATTTCCTCCGCCCGGAGGGGAGAAACTCTGCTCAATTTGTCGGAGCATTCTCTTGAAGTATTCGTATCCTACTAACTTCTTTGTGGGAATCGCAGTATTCGGACTTCCGTCCCAACGAAAACGTATATCTTCTTGGAAGCGATAATTGGAAGGGATCTTAGTCATTCTTCCGGTAGCAGCGGTTTGCTCTTGGGTTTGTTCCGTAGGATTCGTATTTTCCACGGGATCCTGTTTCAAGATAGCGACTTCGTATACCTGCTCATCTTCTGTTTTCTTTTGTGCGGATTGTGGAGTCGCTTTGGAAGGATTGCGAGCTATATTACCAAAAATGAATTCTCTAAACGGAGAAGATGTATGAAATCCCTTCTCCTTAGTGAGTCCGCCCGAACCAGCGGAGTCCGCATTGGAAAGGGCTTTGTATTCGTCCTTTACTGTCTTGTCCACGAACTCTTGTTCGAGTAGCACTTCGTAGATCTTTTCTCTTTCCGCTCTTTCCTTTACCTGAACGAGCGGGTCTTCTCCCAGGATCTGGAACAGGATATTACGTGTGAATAAATGAGCTACTAAGAAGGAACAAAATGCGAATACGATAAATGCCGCGAACAGAAGGCGCTTATCATCTTCCGGCAAATTATTGGTCGTATCTATTTCGGTTTTAAAAAAGGCCGGGAGTTGCATCTTCTTCTATATGTTTGCCGAATGCCGGAGGGACCCTGTCCATCAGCTTGTAGGCCTTCTCTGTGGCAACTCTACCGGAGGAGGTCCGATTGATCAAGCCAACTCTTACCATATAGGACTCATAATGATCTTCTAGTGTGCGCTCCTCTTCTCCCACTACGGCGGCGATCGGCTTTAAGCCCACCGGTCCTCCCTTGTATCTGTCGATCATGCACTCCAAGATCCTTCGGTCCATCTTGTCCAGGCCGAGTTCGTCTATCCCTAAGCGGGAGAAGGCCTCTTCGCAGGCGGGGATCCGTATCCTTCTCTCTCCTTTGATCTCCGCAAAGTCCCTCACTCTTTTGAGAAGGTGATTTGCGATCCTAGGAGTTTTTCGGGATCTTTTTCCGATCTCGAAGGCAGCGGCTTCGTCGATCTCATAGCCCAAGATCTTGGAAGAACGAAGTACGATTTGCTGCATTTCGGGATCGTCATAATATTCCAATCGGAAATGGATCCCAAAACGACTCTTGAGCGGATCGGAGATCATCCCGCTTCTGGTAGTCGCTCCGATCAAAGTGAACGGTTTGAGCTTGATCTGTATAGTCTGCGCAGTGATCCCTTCTCCCACGAGAAGATCGATCATGAAATTCTCCATGGCGGGATAAAGGATCTCTTCTACTTTTCGATTGAGGGAATGGATCTCGTCAATGAAGAGGATGTCCCCTTCTTCCAGATCCGTGAGTAATTTGGCAAGGTCCGCACCTCTGGTAAGCACAGGTGCAGAAGTGACTACAATTCTTGCTCCCAATTCCTGGGAGATGATCCCTGCCAAGGTGGTTTTTCCGAGACCGGGAGGTCCGGATAAAAGAACATGATCGAGAGCCTGCTGTCTTTTCTTGGCAGCACCCACGAACACGGAAAGATTGGAAAGGATTTCTTTTTGGCCCACGAACTCCGAGAACAGAGAAGGACGGAGAGAATTGTCCTCCTCGAATTTGTCCTCGGGATTTAGGGTATGTCCTGCCAAACGATTTCTCTTATTCCGCGAGCTTAACCGAAATCTTTAGGGTCTGGCCTTTTCGGAAGACGGTTACGGTGATCCTTTGTCCTACCTTGGACTCTCTGATCTTAGCCGCAACTTCGCTTGCACTCTTTACCTTGACCCCGTCTAGTTCCAGGATCACGTCTTCTACATCGATACCCGCTTCGGAAGCCGCTGATCCGTTCTGCACTTGACGAACAAATGCTCCGTCCTTGCTAGGAAGTTTGAGTTCTTTTGCGATCTCTTCGGTGAGATCGTCGAGGCCCACTCCCAGTCTGGCGCGCTTGATCCGTCCGCCGGATTTCAGCTCTTCTACCACCGATTTAGCCTCGTTGATCGGAATAGCAAAACCTAACCCGATAGAGCCTTCGCTCGGGGAAAGGATCATTCGATTGATCCCGACCACTCTTCCGTTGATATCTAGAAGCGGTCCTCCCGAATTTCCTTTATTGATGGAAGCATCCGTTTGGATATAATGCACTCCTGAATTGTCTATGCCGCCTCTTCCTACCTTGGAGATGACACCTACTGTCATAGATTGCTCCAAACCGAAAGGAGCGCCGATCGCGATCGCCCAGTCGCCCACCTTGACATCGGAAGAGTCTCCGATCTCAATAGGCTGCAGGTTTACGGCGCCTTCTACTTTTAAGAGAGCTACGTCTATGGTTTGGTCGCTACCCACGAGCTTAGCGGAAACCGGTTCTTTTCCGTTCTTGAATAAGACCTTAAATTTATCGAATCCGCGGACCACGTGATCGTTGGTCAGAATATAACCTTCTTTGTTCAGAACGAAACCGGAACCAAGTCCGTTGATCTTTCTTTTTTGCGTTCTGACACGACCTTGGGGTCCGTAGAGAAATTCTTGGAACGGGTCGTTAAACTGAGGCACGTTAACCGTTCCTTCAGTAGCGACTA is from Leptospira langatensis and encodes:
- a CDS encoding tetratricopeptide repeat protein translates to MRYFLFVCITILSLDLYGQSAPSASDRADFEKADTYMRERDFQSALPILLKLSKSREKDDGLQYAVGFAYFQLNDSKNANLYFEKAISLDPNNARYRDHYGVSLYLAGDFQGAKKQFLKCIELDKASPNAYPFLGNIYLQENERAKAIDSFEKALEINPENLMALVNLSNLYFINREFKKSEKYLEESYRQDPNNFTLVNMLLENKFQLNKTKEAEMLKTALIKLRSASADERIKNTEYFRFDSFSHKDVNIVAQEAFQKSGDMYYYYIFFVYDKEDKLLKNINLESSAVVRALGMKYILSKDVFENGARKHYTSRLGFKDVPEYQDLKKILIKELDGEIEFTGSQPSK
- a CDS encoding energy transducer TonB family protein translates to MQLPAFFKTEIDTTNNLPEDDKRLLFAAFIVFAFCSFLVAHLFTRNILFQILGEDPLVQVKERAEREKIYEVLLEQEFVDKTVKDEYKALSNADSAGSGGLTKEKGFHTSSPFREFIFGNIARNPSKATPQSAQKKTEDEQVYEVAILKQDPVENTNPTEQTQEQTAATGRMTKIPSNYRFQEDIRFRWDGSPNTAIPTKKLVGYEYFKRMLRQIEQSFSPPGGGNYGYRDGAGTVIREAIVPGEARVQFLLNDAGQVIDTKLVSSHGQTLVDQACIDAIRGQNFGRVPEEVKAQGMIYGIRFLFPAIYRR
- a CDS encoding S1C family serine protease encodes the protein MKKNDRFKNFLVIGISVMAGVILSPILYCGTGSDSTLFLNAKSDKEPSQAAKAAISIQKAFEEVYENVSPSVVLVATEGTVNVPQFNDPFQEFLYGPQGRVRTQKRKINGLGSGFVLNKEGYILTNDHVVRGFDKFKVLFKNGKEPVSAKLVGSDQTIDVALLKVEGAVNLQPIEIGDSSDVKVGDWAIAIGAPFGLEQSMTVGVISKVGRGGIDNSGVHYIQTDASINKGNSGGPLLDINGRVVGINRMILSPSEGSIGLGFAIPINEAKSVVEELKSGGRIKRARLGVGLDDLTEEIAKELKLPSKDGAFVRQVQNGSAASEAGIDVEDVILELDGVKVKSASEVAAKIRESKVGQRITVTVFRKGQTLKISVKLAE
- the ruvB gene encoding Holliday junction branch migration DNA helicase RuvB, with amino-acid sequence MAGHTLNPEDKFEEDNSLRPSLFSEFVGQKEILSNLSVFVGAAKKRQQALDHVLLSGPPGLGKTTLAGIISQELGARIVVTSAPVLTRGADLAKLLTDLEEGDILFIDEIHSLNRKVEEILYPAMENFMIDLLVGEGITAQTIQIKLKPFTLIGATTRSGMISDPLKSRFGIHFRLEYYDDPEMQQIVLRSSKILGYEIDEAAAFEIGKRSRKTPRIANHLLKRVRDFAEIKGERRIRIPACEEAFSRLGIDELGLDKMDRRILECMIDRYKGGPVGLKPIAAVVGEEERTLEDHYESYMVRVGLINRTSSGRVATEKAYKLMDRVPPAFGKHIEEDATPGLF